The following are encoded together in the bacterium genome:
- the ribA gene encoding GTP cyclohydrolase II — MRHQPEIRLIATTEVPMNWGRFTCHAFESMDDGEEHVAFALGDLDSADEVLVRVHSECLTGDVFGSWRCDCGAQLHAAMDAIADCGIGVLVYLRGHEGRGIGIGHKVQAYALQDKGHDTVDANLELGLPVDARTYGIGAAILAELGVKRVALMTNNPTKHDGLASFGLEIARRVPLEVAPRTENMDYLRTKQQRLGHLLDLV, encoded by the coding sequence ATGAGACACCAACCCGAGATCAGGTTGATCGCCACCACCGAGGTGCCCATGAATTGGGGTCGCTTCACCTGTCACGCCTTCGAATCGATGGACGATGGCGAGGAGCATGTGGCGTTCGCCCTCGGCGACTTAGACAGTGCCGACGAGGTCTTGGTACGGGTACACAGCGAATGCCTCACCGGCGATGTGTTCGGCTCGTGGCGCTGCGATTGCGGGGCTCAACTGCACGCCGCCATGGACGCCATCGCCGACTGCGGCATTGGTGTGTTGGTGTATCTGCGAGGCCATGAGGGCCGAGGTATCGGAATCGGCCACAAGGTCCAGGCCTACGCCCTTCAGGACAAGGGCCACGACACCGTGGATGCCAACCTGGAATTGGGCCTGCCGGTGGACGCCCGCACCTACGGCATCGGTGCCGCCATCCTGGCCGAGTTGGGTGTGAAGCGGGTTGCGCTGATGACCAACAACCCAACCAAGCACGACGGATTGGCATCATTCGGCCTGGAGATAGCTCGCCGGGTTCCCCTCGAAGTGGCTCCCCGAACCGAAAACATGGACTACCTCCGCACCAAACAGCAGCGCCTCGGCCATCTGCTCGATTTGGTGTAG
- a CDS encoding Zn-dependent alcohol dehydrogenase: MKTRAAVYRAPNAPLDIVELDICNLAPQDVLVRITHSGICHSDLHVYHGNRDWETPMILGHEGAGVVEHVGEGVTGISPGARVVLSLVASCGRCRSCAAGFANRCQVLPAFPIGTYYDGGHRFERDGEIHHSFCTVGSFAEHAVVHFSKAVAVPDDVGLDVACLVGCGVPTGVGSAVNTAKVRRGSMCVVYGCGGVGLNVIQGCRLMGAAEIVAVDLLADKLALAERFGATHTLNATNDDPVAAVMEMTGGRGADYAFEVIGTGATYMNAWNSIGMGGLAVMVGGPPAGTPFHIDANEIYFGKALTGSMYGNSSPARDFPWIFDLYRSGELLLDELITQHRPLDNVTAALDELDTGGVVRTVLDIGEE, encoded by the coding sequence ATGAAGACACGAGCGGCGGTGTACCGGGCGCCGAATGCGCCGTTGGACATCGTGGAGCTGGATATCTGCAACCTGGCCCCCCAAGACGTGCTGGTGCGGATCACCCACAGCGGCATATGCCACAGCGACCTGCACGTGTACCACGGCAACCGCGATTGGGAAACCCCCATGATCCTCGGCCACGAAGGCGCCGGTGTAGTGGAGCATGTGGGGGAGGGCGTCACCGGGATCAGTCCCGGCGCCCGGGTAGTTCTGTCGCTGGTGGCCAGTTGCGGGCGGTGCCGGTCATGTGCGGCCGGCTTCGCCAACCGTTGCCAGGTGCTGCCTGCTTTTCCCATCGGCACCTACTACGACGGCGGTCACCGCTTTGAGCGCGACGGCGAGATCCATCACTCGTTCTGCACGGTGGGTTCGTTTGCCGAGCACGCAGTAGTCCACTTCTCCAAAGCAGTGGCGGTGCCCGACGATGTGGGTTTGGACGTGGCCTGTCTGGTGGGGTGCGGGGTGCCCACCGGGGTGGGTTCGGCGGTCAACACCGCCAAGGTCCGCCGAGGGAGCATGTGCGTGGTCTACGGCTGCGGAGGAGTGGGCCTCAACGTGATCCAGGGTTGCCGCCTGATGGGCGCGGCCGAGATCGTGGCGGTGGACTTGCTGGCCGACAAGTTGGCCCTGGCCGAGAGATTCGGGGCCACCCATACCCTGAACGCGACCAACGATGATCCGGTGGCCGCGGTGATGGAGATGACGGGGGGCCGAGGTGCCGACTATGCCTTCGAGGTGATCGGCACCGGGGCCACCTACATGAATGCCTGGAACTCAATCGGCATGGGCGGCTTGGCGGTGATGGTGGGGGGGCCGCCGGCGGGAACCCCGTTCCACATCGATGCTAACGAGATCTACTTCGGCAAGGCGCTCACCGGCAGCATGTACGGCAACTCCTCGCCCGCTCGGGACTTTCCGTGGATCTTCGACCTCTACCGATCCGGCGAGCTCCTGCTGGACGAGCTGATCACCCAGCACCGCCCTCTCGACAACGTCACCGCCGCTCTCGACGAGCTTGATACCGGCGGCGTTGTCCGCACAGTGCTGGACATCGGCGAGGAATAG